A window of Garra rufa chromosome 16, GarRuf1.0, whole genome shotgun sequence contains these coding sequences:
- the foxo4 gene encoding forkhead box protein O4, whose translation MEDESVPPIDPDFEPQSRPRSCTWPLPRPDISAVKAGGGDGSESAAGTPPAEEDKHEPQPIISEPEKVAVSEGGVVAGLGGATPRKGSSRRNAWGNQSYADLISQAIENSPEKRLTLAQIYDWMVKTVPYFKDKGDSNSSAGWKNSIRHNLSLHNKFLRVHNESTGKSSWWMLNPEGGKTGKAPRRRAASMDNSSKLLKSRMRAKQTKNKAGAAGGSGGALQGDGASGTGGADSPGPPGQFGKWGVNSSSPSSRGSLDDPDMWTSFRPRTSSNASTLSGRLSPIATGQEDEDDLPEDGLLAGYSTGNLPPTLTETLMEELDLIDGLTLMTGPQGGASPSTAPPAPPQPLPSASTLLPRGPSFPSFRQLQPTKATQGSTPPGPQGSIPPNAGSSTSPSSFGNSLFSPLPGPGHSGFSTHVPSSLEALLTSDSPPPSDVMMTQMDPLMPSQGGGGLLGLGGSMSSNQAKAGQMLLSKGIDTSTVGQMSLQPQPQLQHSQMGFGMMHSAMSQEPPQLVTIKTQHQVPGAGILQHGAVPSPGGNGGLQGLGQFATPPCFMPSQDRLPTDLDIDMFTENLDCDVEYIINSDLMDGDLVDFNFDPIIQGGQGYTGPSSTQSSSHNWVPS comes from the exons ATGGAGGATGAAAGCGTACCCCCGATTGACCCAGATTTTGAGCCGCAAAGCAGACCGAGGTCATGTACATGGCCGTTGCCTAGACCCGACATCTCAGCTGTCAAAGCAGGGGGGGGCGACGGCTCAGAGTCTGCCGCTGGAACCCCGCCCGCGGAGGAAGATAAACACGAGCCGCAGCCAATCATATCCGAGCCTGAGAAAGTCGCGGTCTCGGAGGGCGGGGTCGTCGCTGGATTGGGCGGGGCCACGCCCCGGAAAGGCTCTTCCAGGCGTAATGCCTGGGGTAATCAGTCCTACGCAGATCTGATCAGCCAGGCGATTGAAAACTCGCCAGAAAAGCGACTTACTCTGGCGCAGATCTACGATTGGATGGTAAAAACGGTGCCGTATTTTAAAGACAAAGGAGACAGTAACAGTTCTGCAGGGTGGAAG aactCCATTCGCCACAATTTATCTCTCCACAACAAGTTCCTGCGAGTGCACAATGAGTCGACTGGAAAGAGCTCTTGGTGGATGCTCAACCCTGAAGGCGGCAAGACCGGCAAAGCCCCTCGTCGCCGCGCTGCCTCGATGGACAACAGCAGCAAACTGCTTAAAAGTCGTATGCGAGCAAAGCAGACTAAAAACAAGGCTGGAGCAGCTGGTGGCTCTGGAGGTGCCCTGCAGGGTGATGGTGCTTCCGGCACCGGCGGTGCTGACAGTCCCGGGCCCCCGGGTCAGTTCGGAAAGTGGGGAGTGAACAGCAGCAGCCCTTCCTCTCGCGGCAGCCTGGACGACCCGGACATGTGGACAAGTTTCAGGCCACGTACAAGCTCTAATGCTAGCACTCTGAGCGGGAGGCTTTCTCCCATTGCCACGGGGCAGGAGGACGAGGATGATCTACCTGAGGATGGCCTTCTTGCTGGCTATTCCACAGGGAATCTTCCCCCAACACTAACTGAGACGCTAATGGAAGAACTGGATTTGATTGACGGGCTGACTTTAATGACTGGGCCACAAGGTGGTGCGAGCCCAAGCACAGCTCCTCCCGCCCCACCTCAGCCTTTGCCCTCAGCGTCCACCCTGCTGCCTCGAGGGCCCAGCTTTCCTTCATTTCGGCAGCTGCAGCCAACAAAGGCTACACAGGGATCCACTCCGCCAGGACCGCAGGGCTCAATTCCACCCAACGCTGGATCTAGCACAAGCCCATCGAGCTTTGGAAACTCCCTCTTCAGCCCTCTGCCTGGTCCTGGTCACAGTGGTTTCAGCACTCACGTGCCCTCCAGCCTCGAAGCTCTCCTGACCTCCGATTCGCCCCCACCCAGCGATGTTATGATGACTCAGATGGATCCTCTCATGCCGAGCCAAGGAGGTGGCGGGCTTTTGGGGCTCGGGGGATCTATGTCCAGCAACCAAGCTAAGGCAGGTCAGATGTTGCTGAGCAAAGGCATTGACACAAGCACAGTGGGGCAGATGAGCCTCCAGCCTCAACCACAACTTCAGCACTCACAGATGGGCTTTGGAATGATGCACTCGGCCATGAGCCAGGAACCGCCTCAGCTTGTGACTATAAAGACCCAGCATCAGGTGCCAGGCGCTGGGATTCTCCAGCACGGAGCTGTTCCGTCACCTGGTGGGAACGGAGGCCTGCAAGGTCTAGGCCAGTTTGCAACACCGCCCTGCTTCATGCCCTCCCAGGACCGTCTGCCTACAGACTTGGATATCGATATGTTCACCGAAAACCTGGACTGCGATGTGGAATATATTATCAACAGCGATCTTATGGATGGAGACCTGGTTGACTTCAACTTTGACCCTATCATACAGGGTGGACAGGGCTATACTGGGCCATCATCCACACAGAGCTCCTCCCACAACTGGGTGCCCAGCTAA
- the sesn4 gene encoding sestrin-3: MIICTKNMDYRLGTQCQFVQNQVMVNSEKDRASLLCMKALANRGRLDSVSQQMASHPQYLESFLRTQHYILYMDGPLPLHYRHYIAIMAAARHHCRYLVSLHSAQFLRVGGDPLWLQGLEAAPLRLRHLDHINKVLAHQPWLTARSHIQALLKTGEQCWSLAELVQAVVLLAHCHSLCSFVFGSGSDSDAIPTPRVHHGTPPGYCLCDAANGNTTLSSPPAGPTEKAPRRRSLDSSCEVACLREQIQKSQEEIKERKADRLHSQTLLHADVEEEDEAMFSADPSRFVTDPEFGYQEFARREEDHFQVFRVQDYSWEDHGFSLVNRLYSDIGHLLDERFRNVASLPFPHSPDLKRAIWNYIHCIYGIRYDDYDYGEVNRLLERGLKLYIKAVACYPDSSKTPLCPLSWAPVKASEKVHVNLLVMEARLQAELLYALRAITQYMIA, from the exons ATGATCATCTGCACGAAAAACATGGATTATCGCCTTGGAACCCAGTGCCAGTTTGTTCAAAATCAG GTGATGGTGAACTCTGAGAAAGACCGTGCTTCTCTCTTGTGTATGAAGGCTCTGGCCAACAGAGGGCGTCTGGACTCGGTGTCTCAGCAGATGGCCTCTCACCCACAGTACCTGGAGAGTTTCCTGCGCACACAGCACTACATCCTCTATATGGATGGCCCATTGCCCCTGCACTACCGCCACTACATTGCCATCATG GCTGCGGCACGGCATCACTGTAGGTACCTGGTGTCTCTGCACTCGGCTCAGTTTCTGCGTGTGGGTGGAGACCCGTTATGGCTTCAGGGGTTGGAGGCCGCACCCCTGCGTCTACGGCACCTCGATCACATCAACAAGGTCCTGGCCCATCAGCCTTGGCTCACGGCACGCTCGCACATACAGGCTCTGCTCAAGACGGGAGAGCAGTGCTGGTCTCTGGCTGAGCTGGTTCAGGCCGTGGTTCTGCTGGCCCACTGTCACTCCCTTTGCAGTTTCGTTTTCGGTTCTGGTTCCGACTCGGACGCCATTCCCACTCCCAGAGTGCATCACGGCACACCCCCCGGCTACTGTCTCTGTGACGCTGCCAACGGCAACACCACCTTATCGTCACCCCCTGCTGGACCCACAGAGAAGGCGCCACGACGAAGG TCCTTAGACTCCAGCTGTGAAGTCGCTTGCCTTCGAGAACAAATTCAAAAATCACAGGAGGAGATCAAGGAAAGAAAAGCAGACCGACTCCATTCGCAGACACTCCTACATGCAG ATGTGGAGGAGGAGGACGAGGCGATGTTCTCCGCAGACCCCTCCCGCTTCGTCACAGATCCAGAATTCGGCTACCAGGAATTTGCCAGACGGGAGGAGGACCATTTCCAAGTATTTCGGGTGCAG GACTATTCATGGGAGGATCACGGCTTCTCGTTGGTGAACAGGCTGTACTCTGATATAGGGCACTTGTTAGACGAGCGATTCCGCAATGTGGCCTCCCTGCCTTTCCCTCACAGCCCCGATCTCAAACGAGCCATCTGGAACTATATCCATTGTATCTATGGAATTAG GTACGATGACTACGATTATGGCGAAGTCAACCGGTTATTGGAGCGTGGACTGAAACTTTATATTAAAGCTGTGGCCTGCTATCCTGACTCCAGCAAGACCCCTCTATGCCCACTGTCCTGGGCCCCTGTCAAAGCTTCAGAGAAG GTTCATGTAAATTTGTTAGTGATGGAGGCCCGTCTGCAGGCTGAGCTGCTCTATGCGCTCAGAGCCATCACTCAATACATGATCGCGTAG